One segment of Calliopsis andreniformis isolate RMS-2024a chromosome 1, iyCalAndr_principal, whole genome shotgun sequence DNA contains the following:
- the Fstl5 gene encoding follistatin-like 5 isoform X2: MRRKSQVAALRFLLLSIASTYILVPVVGHKHSRRHRDFTVAESYDASSANNYDSLSMTIPSSTDQSFLPEQSYFPESPTISPCAKKYCGPGRECELSRNGTVAFCVCMRKCPRRHRPVCASNGKIYANHCELHKAACNSKSSLTRSRLMRCLHHENAHLRRSLHVNRTSSRTGTIISYSKSKNRKKGSMKDNSISEKDEDSDRECSNQEYEIMKDNLLLYNHARLMAQDNHSKEYLVSIMFSHYDRNNNGNLEREELEQIAENENLEELCRGCSLGHMISYDDTDGDGKLNVNEFYMAFSKLYSVSVVSLDKSLEVNHISARVGDNVEIKCDVTGTPPPPLVWRRNDADLEILNEPEIRVFNDGSLYLTKVQLMHAGNYTCNAVRNQDVVQTHILTIHTVPEVKVTPRLQSKRLREESIIRCHVAGEPLPQVQWLKNDEPLNHDQPNKYDLIGNGTKLIIKNVDYADTGAYMCQASSIGGITRDISSLVVQEQPAPTAASEERRFFSFHEWGILIYEPSACRPRHEIQSTDVIPGTQEYVCGVKGVPCSWGRAINVENRYVYVSQPEKDRVLVISEIQMVIVDVVPTDKNPVQLWYVPSLDQVWILNWRNKKDIGVKTVQVIEDASQKKKHRAIPPEPYATQFDIIKSIFIPQPQDIEHTFKYGYVTHTNQRSMFKVDLKNMRYTRTADLSSYNCVPVNVQFSVLYGFVIIECQEPVTNRPTGQLLLDYLTDTVLGYKPTLLGRPTISPDSRHLVTLDKQDTGVTLVVQEISANGLKFAFDVKTTLNISDIALYPSQTTHGYDIYASSIDKEDILFLDLSTGKVEMITGVGKATSANLTRWGNPNRPIVQSGIFGKYMVSPSNDALFVLNGETRTINCEIGGLVHPGAVVWFTVSLH; the protein is encoded by the exons GTCCTACGATTAGTCCTTGCGCAAAAAAATATTGCGGTCCAGGAAGGGAATGCGAACTTTCGCGAAATGGAACCGTGGCCTTTTGTGTCTGTATGCGAAAGTGTCCTCGAAGACATCGACCCGTTTGCGCAAGCAATGGCAAGATCTACGCTAATCACTGTGAGCTGCATAAAGCAGCTTGTAATTCGAAATCATCGTTGACTAGAAGCAGACTTATGAGATGTTTACATCATG AAAATGCGCATCTCCGAAGATCTTTGCACGTTAATCGAACGTCATCGAGGACCGGGACAATTATTTCTTACTCTAAATCGAAAAATAGAAAGAAAGGTAGCATGAAAGACAATTCGATTTCTGAGAAAGACGAAGACTCGGACCGAGAATGTTCGAATCAAGAATATGAAATAATGAAG GATAATTTGTTACTCTATAACCATGCAAGATTAATGGCTCAAGATAACCATAGCAAGGAATATCTAGTCAGTATAATGTTTTCACATTATGATCGAAATAACAATGGAAACTTGGAACGCGAGGAATTAGAACAG ATTGCAGAGAATGAAAACCTGGAAGAGCTATGCAGAGGCTGCAGTCTAGGACATATGATTAGCTATGATGACACTGACGGAGATGGGAAATTGAATGTCAATGAGTTTTACATGGCATTCAGCAAACTTTACA GTGTATCCGTAGTGTCTCTCGACAAGTCTCTCGAAGTGAATCACATTTCTGCGAGAGTGGGCGATAACGTTGAAATCAAGTGCGATGTCACTGGCACACCACCCCCGCCATTGGTTTGGCGACGGAACGATGCTGATCTGGAAATTCTCAACGAGCCTGAG ATCCGTGTCTTCAACGACGGCAGCCTCTACTTAACGAAGGTGCAGCTAATGCACGCTGGTAATTACACGTGTAACGCAGTTAGAAATCAAGACGTCGTGCAAACACACATACTAACGATCCATA CTGTGCCCGAAGTAAAAGTAACACCGCGATTACAATCAAAGCGCTTgagagaagagtcgataataagaTGTCACGTAGCTGGCGAGCCTCTTCCACAAGTGCAATGGCTCAAGAACGATGAACCTTTGAACCATGATCAACCGAATAAATACGATCTTATTGGGAATGGTACTAAACTTATTATTAAGAATGTCGATTACGCCGATACTGGGGCCTACATGTGCCAAGCTAGTAGCATTGGTGGCATTACCAGAGACATTAGTAGTTTGGTGGTTCAAGAACAACCAGCGCCGA CGGCTGCAAGCGAGGAGCGCAGATTCTTCTCCTTCCACGAGTGGGGCATCTTGATCTATGAACCATCAGCATGTCGACCACGGCACGAGATTCAGTCGACGGATGTTATTCCTGGCACCCAG GAATACGTCTGTGGAGTGAAGGGTGTTCCTTGTTCGTGGGGACGCGCGATCAATGTCGAAAATCGATATGTGTATGTCAGCCAACCAGAGAAAGATCGTGTACTCGTTATTAGCGAGATACAAATGGTGATAGTCGAC GTGGTACCCACTGACAAAAATCCTGTTCAATTATGGTACGTACCTTCTCTCGATCAAGTGTGGATACTGAATTGGCGAAACAAAAAAGACATCGGAGTGAAGACGGTGCAAGTGATCGAGGATGCCTCGCAAAAGAAAAAACATCGAGCTATTCCACCAGAACCCTACGCTACACAATTCGATATCATAAAGAGTATATTTATCCCTCAACCACAG GATATCGAACACACGTTCAAATACGGTTACGTGACTCATACGAATCAACGCAGCATGTTCAAAGTTGACTTGAAGAACATGAGATACACGCGCACGGCAGACTTAAGTTCTTATAACTGTGTTCCagtcaatgttcaattttctGTTCTCT ACGGTTTCGTAATAATTGAGTGTCAAGAACCAGTTACCAATCGTCCAACTGGGCAATTATTGCTGGATTATCTAACAGACACTGTTCTGGGTTATAAACCAACGCTTCTGGGACGACCAACAATTTCACCTGATTCTAGGCACCTCGTTACTTTGGATAAACAGGATACAGGTGTGACCCTAGTCGTACAAGAAATATCAG CTAACGGTTTAAAATTTGCATTTGATGTGAAAACGACGTTGAATATCAGTGATATCGCGCTTTATCCATCGCAAACAACGCACGGTTATGATATTTATGCATCATCTATCGACAAAGAAGACATTCTTTTCCTAGATCTCTCTACTG GTAAAGTGGAAATGATAACCGGAGTAGGGAAAGCAACGTCAGCCAATTTAACAAGATGGGGAAATCCTAACAGACCAATCGTGCAGAGCGGCATATTTGGCAAGTACATGGTTAGCCCTTCAAACGACGCACTGTTCGTCCTAAATGGAGAAACCAGAACGATAAATTGCGAGATCGGTGGTCTAGTGCATCCTGGAGCAGTGGTATGGTTTACCGTGTCTTTGCATTAA
- the Fstl5 gene encoding follistatin-like 5 isoform X1 — MRRKSQVAALRFLLLSIASTYILVPVVGHKHSRRHRDFTVAESYDASSANNYDSLSMTIPSSTDQSFLPEQSYFPESPTISPCAKKYCGPGRECELSRNGTVAFCVCMRKCPRRHRPVCASNGKIYANHCELHKAACNSKSSLTRSRLMRCLHHDIENAHLRRSLHVNRTSSRTGTIISYSKSKNRKKGSMKDNSISEKDEDSDRECSNQEYEIMKDNLLLYNHARLMAQDNHSKEYLVSIMFSHYDRNNNGNLEREELEQIAENENLEELCRGCSLGHMISYDDTDGDGKLNVNEFYMAFSKLYSVSVVSLDKSLEVNHISARVGDNVEIKCDVTGTPPPPLVWRRNDADLEILNEPEIRVFNDGSLYLTKVQLMHAGNYTCNAVRNQDVVQTHILTIHTVPEVKVTPRLQSKRLREESIIRCHVAGEPLPQVQWLKNDEPLNHDQPNKYDLIGNGTKLIIKNVDYADTGAYMCQASSIGGITRDISSLVVQEQPAPTAASEERRFFSFHEWGILIYEPSACRPRHEIQSTDVIPGTQEYVCGVKGVPCSWGRAINVENRYVYVSQPEKDRVLVISEIQMVIVDVVPTDKNPVQLWYVPSLDQVWILNWRNKKDIGVKTVQVIEDASQKKKHRAIPPEPYATQFDIIKSIFIPQPQDIEHTFKYGYVTHTNQRSMFKVDLKNMRYTRTADLSSYNCVPVNVQFSVLYGFVIIECQEPVTNRPTGQLLLDYLTDTVLGYKPTLLGRPTISPDSRHLVTLDKQDTGVTLVVQEISANGLKFAFDVKTTLNISDIALYPSQTTHGYDIYASSIDKEDILFLDLSTGKVEMITGVGKATSANLTRWGNPNRPIVQSGIFGKYMVSPSNDALFVLNGETRTINCEIGGLVHPGAVVWFTVSLH; from the exons GTCCTACGATTAGTCCTTGCGCAAAAAAATATTGCGGTCCAGGAAGGGAATGCGAACTTTCGCGAAATGGAACCGTGGCCTTTTGTGTCTGTATGCGAAAGTGTCCTCGAAGACATCGACCCGTTTGCGCAAGCAATGGCAAGATCTACGCTAATCACTGTGAGCTGCATAAAGCAGCTTGTAATTCGAAATCATCGTTGACTAGAAGCAGACTTATGAGATGTTTACATCATG ACATAGAAAATGCGCATCTCCGAAGATCTTTGCACGTTAATCGAACGTCATCGAGGACCGGGACAATTATTTCTTACTCTAAATCGAAAAATAGAAAGAAAGGTAGCATGAAAGACAATTCGATTTCTGAGAAAGACGAAGACTCGGACCGAGAATGTTCGAATCAAGAATATGAAATAATGAAG GATAATTTGTTACTCTATAACCATGCAAGATTAATGGCTCAAGATAACCATAGCAAGGAATATCTAGTCAGTATAATGTTTTCACATTATGATCGAAATAACAATGGAAACTTGGAACGCGAGGAATTAGAACAG ATTGCAGAGAATGAAAACCTGGAAGAGCTATGCAGAGGCTGCAGTCTAGGACATATGATTAGCTATGATGACACTGACGGAGATGGGAAATTGAATGTCAATGAGTTTTACATGGCATTCAGCAAACTTTACA GTGTATCCGTAGTGTCTCTCGACAAGTCTCTCGAAGTGAATCACATTTCTGCGAGAGTGGGCGATAACGTTGAAATCAAGTGCGATGTCACTGGCACACCACCCCCGCCATTGGTTTGGCGACGGAACGATGCTGATCTGGAAATTCTCAACGAGCCTGAG ATCCGTGTCTTCAACGACGGCAGCCTCTACTTAACGAAGGTGCAGCTAATGCACGCTGGTAATTACACGTGTAACGCAGTTAGAAATCAAGACGTCGTGCAAACACACATACTAACGATCCATA CTGTGCCCGAAGTAAAAGTAACACCGCGATTACAATCAAAGCGCTTgagagaagagtcgataataagaTGTCACGTAGCTGGCGAGCCTCTTCCACAAGTGCAATGGCTCAAGAACGATGAACCTTTGAACCATGATCAACCGAATAAATACGATCTTATTGGGAATGGTACTAAACTTATTATTAAGAATGTCGATTACGCCGATACTGGGGCCTACATGTGCCAAGCTAGTAGCATTGGTGGCATTACCAGAGACATTAGTAGTTTGGTGGTTCAAGAACAACCAGCGCCGA CGGCTGCAAGCGAGGAGCGCAGATTCTTCTCCTTCCACGAGTGGGGCATCTTGATCTATGAACCATCAGCATGTCGACCACGGCACGAGATTCAGTCGACGGATGTTATTCCTGGCACCCAG GAATACGTCTGTGGAGTGAAGGGTGTTCCTTGTTCGTGGGGACGCGCGATCAATGTCGAAAATCGATATGTGTATGTCAGCCAACCAGAGAAAGATCGTGTACTCGTTATTAGCGAGATACAAATGGTGATAGTCGAC GTGGTACCCACTGACAAAAATCCTGTTCAATTATGGTACGTACCTTCTCTCGATCAAGTGTGGATACTGAATTGGCGAAACAAAAAAGACATCGGAGTGAAGACGGTGCAAGTGATCGAGGATGCCTCGCAAAAGAAAAAACATCGAGCTATTCCACCAGAACCCTACGCTACACAATTCGATATCATAAAGAGTATATTTATCCCTCAACCACAG GATATCGAACACACGTTCAAATACGGTTACGTGACTCATACGAATCAACGCAGCATGTTCAAAGTTGACTTGAAGAACATGAGATACACGCGCACGGCAGACTTAAGTTCTTATAACTGTGTTCCagtcaatgttcaattttctGTTCTCT ACGGTTTCGTAATAATTGAGTGTCAAGAACCAGTTACCAATCGTCCAACTGGGCAATTATTGCTGGATTATCTAACAGACACTGTTCTGGGTTATAAACCAACGCTTCTGGGACGACCAACAATTTCACCTGATTCTAGGCACCTCGTTACTTTGGATAAACAGGATACAGGTGTGACCCTAGTCGTACAAGAAATATCAG CTAACGGTTTAAAATTTGCATTTGATGTGAAAACGACGTTGAATATCAGTGATATCGCGCTTTATCCATCGCAAACAACGCACGGTTATGATATTTATGCATCATCTATCGACAAAGAAGACATTCTTTTCCTAGATCTCTCTACTG GTAAAGTGGAAATGATAACCGGAGTAGGGAAAGCAACGTCAGCCAATTTAACAAGATGGGGAAATCCTAACAGACCAATCGTGCAGAGCGGCATATTTGGCAAGTACATGGTTAGCCCTTCAAACGACGCACTGTTCGTCCTAAATGGAGAAACCAGAACGATAAATTGCGAGATCGGTGGTCTAGTGCATCCTGGAGCAGTGGTATGGTTTACCGTGTCTTTGCATTAA
- the Fstl5 gene encoding follistatin-like 5 isoform X3 has protein sequence MTIPSSTDQSFLPEQSYFPESPTISPCAKKYCGPGRECELSRNGTVAFCVCMRKCPRRHRPVCASNGKIYANHCELHKAACNSKSSLTRSRLMRCLHHDIENAHLRRSLHVNRTSSRTGTIISYSKSKNRKKGSMKDNSISEKDEDSDRECSNQEYEIMKDNLLLYNHARLMAQDNHSKEYLVSIMFSHYDRNNNGNLEREELEQIAENENLEELCRGCSLGHMISYDDTDGDGKLNVNEFYMAFSKLYSVSVVSLDKSLEVNHISARVGDNVEIKCDVTGTPPPPLVWRRNDADLEILNEPEIRVFNDGSLYLTKVQLMHAGNYTCNAVRNQDVVQTHILTIHTVPEVKVTPRLQSKRLREESIIRCHVAGEPLPQVQWLKNDEPLNHDQPNKYDLIGNGTKLIIKNVDYADTGAYMCQASSIGGITRDISSLVVQEQPAPTAASEERRFFSFHEWGILIYEPSACRPRHEIQSTDVIPGTQEYVCGVKGVPCSWGRAINVENRYVYVSQPEKDRVLVISEIQMVIVDVVPTDKNPVQLWYVPSLDQVWILNWRNKKDIGVKTVQVIEDASQKKKHRAIPPEPYATQFDIIKSIFIPQPQDIEHTFKYGYVTHTNQRSMFKVDLKNMRYTRTADLSSYNCVPVNVQFSVLYGFVIIECQEPVTNRPTGQLLLDYLTDTVLGYKPTLLGRPTISPDSRHLVTLDKQDTGVTLVVQEISANGLKFAFDVKTTLNISDIALYPSQTTHGYDIYASSIDKEDILFLDLSTGKVEMITGVGKATSANLTRWGNPNRPIVQSGIFGKYMVSPSNDALFVLNGETRTINCEIGGLVHPGAVVWFTVSLH, from the exons GTCCTACGATTAGTCCTTGCGCAAAAAAATATTGCGGTCCAGGAAGGGAATGCGAACTTTCGCGAAATGGAACCGTGGCCTTTTGTGTCTGTATGCGAAAGTGTCCTCGAAGACATCGACCCGTTTGCGCAAGCAATGGCAAGATCTACGCTAATCACTGTGAGCTGCATAAAGCAGCTTGTAATTCGAAATCATCGTTGACTAGAAGCAGACTTATGAGATGTTTACATCATG ACATAGAAAATGCGCATCTCCGAAGATCTTTGCACGTTAATCGAACGTCATCGAGGACCGGGACAATTATTTCTTACTCTAAATCGAAAAATAGAAAGAAAGGTAGCATGAAAGACAATTCGATTTCTGAGAAAGACGAAGACTCGGACCGAGAATGTTCGAATCAAGAATATGAAATAATGAAG GATAATTTGTTACTCTATAACCATGCAAGATTAATGGCTCAAGATAACCATAGCAAGGAATATCTAGTCAGTATAATGTTTTCACATTATGATCGAAATAACAATGGAAACTTGGAACGCGAGGAATTAGAACAG ATTGCAGAGAATGAAAACCTGGAAGAGCTATGCAGAGGCTGCAGTCTAGGACATATGATTAGCTATGATGACACTGACGGAGATGGGAAATTGAATGTCAATGAGTTTTACATGGCATTCAGCAAACTTTACA GTGTATCCGTAGTGTCTCTCGACAAGTCTCTCGAAGTGAATCACATTTCTGCGAGAGTGGGCGATAACGTTGAAATCAAGTGCGATGTCACTGGCACACCACCCCCGCCATTGGTTTGGCGACGGAACGATGCTGATCTGGAAATTCTCAACGAGCCTGAG ATCCGTGTCTTCAACGACGGCAGCCTCTACTTAACGAAGGTGCAGCTAATGCACGCTGGTAATTACACGTGTAACGCAGTTAGAAATCAAGACGTCGTGCAAACACACATACTAACGATCCATA CTGTGCCCGAAGTAAAAGTAACACCGCGATTACAATCAAAGCGCTTgagagaagagtcgataataagaTGTCACGTAGCTGGCGAGCCTCTTCCACAAGTGCAATGGCTCAAGAACGATGAACCTTTGAACCATGATCAACCGAATAAATACGATCTTATTGGGAATGGTACTAAACTTATTATTAAGAATGTCGATTACGCCGATACTGGGGCCTACATGTGCCAAGCTAGTAGCATTGGTGGCATTACCAGAGACATTAGTAGTTTGGTGGTTCAAGAACAACCAGCGCCGA CGGCTGCAAGCGAGGAGCGCAGATTCTTCTCCTTCCACGAGTGGGGCATCTTGATCTATGAACCATCAGCATGTCGACCACGGCACGAGATTCAGTCGACGGATGTTATTCCTGGCACCCAG GAATACGTCTGTGGAGTGAAGGGTGTTCCTTGTTCGTGGGGACGCGCGATCAATGTCGAAAATCGATATGTGTATGTCAGCCAACCAGAGAAAGATCGTGTACTCGTTATTAGCGAGATACAAATGGTGATAGTCGAC GTGGTACCCACTGACAAAAATCCTGTTCAATTATGGTACGTACCTTCTCTCGATCAAGTGTGGATACTGAATTGGCGAAACAAAAAAGACATCGGAGTGAAGACGGTGCAAGTGATCGAGGATGCCTCGCAAAAGAAAAAACATCGAGCTATTCCACCAGAACCCTACGCTACACAATTCGATATCATAAAGAGTATATTTATCCCTCAACCACAG GATATCGAACACACGTTCAAATACGGTTACGTGACTCATACGAATCAACGCAGCATGTTCAAAGTTGACTTGAAGAACATGAGATACACGCGCACGGCAGACTTAAGTTCTTATAACTGTGTTCCagtcaatgttcaattttctGTTCTCT ACGGTTTCGTAATAATTGAGTGTCAAGAACCAGTTACCAATCGTCCAACTGGGCAATTATTGCTGGATTATCTAACAGACACTGTTCTGGGTTATAAACCAACGCTTCTGGGACGACCAACAATTTCACCTGATTCTAGGCACCTCGTTACTTTGGATAAACAGGATACAGGTGTGACCCTAGTCGTACAAGAAATATCAG CTAACGGTTTAAAATTTGCATTTGATGTGAAAACGACGTTGAATATCAGTGATATCGCGCTTTATCCATCGCAAACAACGCACGGTTATGATATTTATGCATCATCTATCGACAAAGAAGACATTCTTTTCCTAGATCTCTCTACTG GTAAAGTGGAAATGATAACCGGAGTAGGGAAAGCAACGTCAGCCAATTTAACAAGATGGGGAAATCCTAACAGACCAATCGTGCAGAGCGGCATATTTGGCAAGTACATGGTTAGCCCTTCAAACGACGCACTGTTCGTCCTAAATGGAGAAACCAGAACGATAAATTGCGAGATCGGTGGTCTAGTGCATCCTGGAGCAGTGGTATGGTTTACCGTGTCTTTGCATTAA